A window from Nitrospira sp. ND1 encodes these proteins:
- a CDS encoding tyrosine-type recombinase/integrase, with translation MGLFKRNRVWWMTFVYQGRQIRRSTECTDRRLAEAVLGKIKVKLVEGRYFDRLEEQERTFEEMVERYVAERVVGASRHGERRARGVLAHLLPVFGKKTLVQVTPKEIAAYKWKRQQAGAAPATIVKELALMKTAFNIAIREWEWCRDNPVCRVSMGKVNNARVRYCDDETLAKIYQACPTWLQPIVMLARYTGLRRENVVCLQWEQVDLTRGLIILDHTKNGDRLGIPLCDPALRTLEAVRPSRPLASGPVFLQHTEDREPVTPDMVTTAFRRACKSVGVMNFRFHDLRHTFASALVQKGVDLYRVQRLLGHRDGRMTQRYAHLAPENLREAVQVFKDDYHKFSTMPGVGPTRLVLTA, from the coding sequence ATGGGGCTGTTTAAGCGCAATAGAGTGTGGTGGATGACGTTTGTCTATCAGGGGCGGCAGATCCGGCGAAGTACCGAATGTACGGACCGCCGGCTCGCAGAAGCGGTGCTCGGAAAGATCAAGGTCAAGTTGGTCGAAGGTCGCTATTTCGACCGACTCGAAGAACAAGAACGGACCTTTGAAGAAATGGTCGAGCGTTACGTGGCTGAGCGAGTCGTGGGAGCCAGTCGCCACGGTGAACGACGGGCGCGAGGCGTCCTGGCTCATCTTCTACCGGTGTTTGGCAAAAAGACCTTGGTTCAGGTCACACCGAAGGAGATTGCCGCGTACAAGTGGAAACGGCAACAAGCAGGAGCCGCACCGGCCACCATCGTGAAGGAATTGGCCTTGATGAAGACCGCCTTCAATATCGCCATTCGAGAATGGGAATGGTGCCGTGACAATCCGGTCTGTCGCGTATCGATGGGCAAGGTGAACAATGCCCGCGTCCGGTACTGCGATGACGAGACGTTGGCGAAGATTTACCAAGCCTGTCCGACATGGCTGCAACCGATTGTGATGCTGGCACGGTATACTGGCCTCCGCCGGGAAAACGTGGTGTGTTTGCAGTGGGAGCAAGTCGATCTGACTAGGGGGCTCATCATTCTGGATCACACGAAGAATGGGGATCGTTTAGGAATTCCCCTGTGTGATCCTGCGTTGAGGACCTTGGAGGCCGTGAGACCATCGAGACCACTCGCAAGCGGCCCGGTGTTCCTGCAACACACCGAGGACAGGGAGCCGGTGACGCCGGATATGGTCACGACGGCCTTTCGGCGCGCTTGCAAGTCCGTAGGCGTGATGAACTTTCGTTTTCACGACCTGCGGCATACCTTCGCCTCCGCGCTCGTGCAGAAGGGCGTGGATCTCTATCGGGTGCAGCGGTTACTCGGTCACCGCGACGGACGGATGACGCAACGCTATGCGCATCTGGCGCCGGAGAATTTGCGAGAAGCGGTGCAGGTGTTTAAGGACGACTATCACAAATTTAGCACAATGCCGGGGGTGGGTCCGACCAGGCTTGTGCTAACTGCCTGA
- a CDS encoding helix-turn-helix domain-containing protein, with protein MLTTKELSAWLNIKPSTLYLWVSRNKIPCHRIHGLIRFDPDAIQAWLNGFGATPVQPFPLPIHDDTRDINHLIEAAKSEVYTPRHGETRPKSGLIQKEDADGAV; from the coding sequence ATGCTCACCACCAAAGAGCTTTCGGCTTGGCTCAACATCAAGCCGTCCACACTCTACCTCTGGGTCTCACGGAACAAGATTCCTTGCCATCGCATTCATGGCCTCATCCGGTTCGACCCTGACGCCATCCAGGCGTGGCTGAATGGCTTTGGGGCAACTCCCGTCCAGCCCTTCCCATTGCCGATTCACGACGATACCCGAGATATTAACCACCTCATTGAAGCCGCCAAATCCGAGGTCTATACTCCCCGGCACGGGGAAACTAGACCGAAATCAGGCCTCATCCAGAAGGAGGATGCAGATGGGGCTGTTTAA
- a CDS encoding replication initiation factor domain-containing protein has product MDSTFTLSIDWLAFTVLASNPQETMKVLGGEWSRAKGGFRGYPLSWIKTDGLRGVGKLGTNAPRRPNEIHVDLSGGLVSALTLDQIRVLLKWVHAQQGHVTRIDCALDDRAATVSVSTVREAVAAGQCVTRAAQVRHIVSNLTHGDGATTGETMYFGSPQSQTLLRIYDKRLELKSKEQENWEEYGTRWELELKKDRAEQCARALASLDEADWKELVVGLLRSYVDFRQIPKDAEDEERYRAPVLEWYALLTEGFQKGRLAQEKQVQTLQNVKRWVSDTLTPMLAVICATPGGEEWLQHEIVRGISRWKDRHRNLLKQPPTRFHTSSAGGNAGSPC; this is encoded by the coding sequence ATGGATTCTACATTCACTCTCTCCATTGATTGGTTGGCCTTTACGGTCCTGGCCAGCAATCCTCAAGAAACCATGAAGGTCCTCGGTGGAGAGTGGAGTCGAGCCAAAGGGGGTTTTCGAGGGTATCCCCTCTCGTGGATAAAGACAGATGGACTGCGAGGAGTTGGCAAACTGGGCACGAACGCGCCTCGTCGTCCGAATGAAATCCATGTCGATCTCTCTGGCGGTTTGGTCTCTGCGCTCACACTCGATCAGATTCGAGTGCTCCTGAAGTGGGTCCATGCACAGCAAGGGCACGTCACCCGAATTGACTGTGCGCTCGATGATCGAGCCGCGACCGTTTCCGTCTCGACGGTTCGAGAGGCCGTCGCTGCCGGCCAATGTGTGACGCGTGCAGCACAGGTCCGACACATTGTATCCAACCTGACACATGGGGACGGAGCCACGACGGGCGAGACCATGTATTTCGGGAGTCCGCAGAGCCAGACCCTCTTGCGCATTTACGACAAGCGTCTCGAACTCAAGAGTAAGGAACAGGAGAATTGGGAGGAGTATGGTACCAGGTGGGAATTGGAACTGAAGAAGGATCGCGCCGAACAATGTGCCCGAGCCTTAGCCTCGCTAGACGAAGCCGATTGGAAAGAGTTGGTGGTTGGATTGCTTCGATCCTATGTGGATTTCCGGCAGATTCCGAAGGATGCCGAGGATGAAGAACGATACCGGGCTCCAGTGCTGGAGTGGTACGCCCTCCTGACGGAGGGATTTCAAAAAGGGCGATTAGCCCAGGAGAAGCAGGTGCAGACCCTGCAGAACGTGAAACGATGGGTGAGCGACACCCTGACGCCAATGTTGGCGGTAATTTGTGCCACCCCTGGTGGGGAAGAATGGCTACAGCACGAAATAGTCAGGGGCATCTCCAGGTGGAAAGACCGGCACCGGAACTTGCTCAAGCAACCACCCACTCGGTTTCACACGTCGTCTGCCGGCGGGAACGCGGGCAGCCCATGTTAG
- a CDS encoding DUF3015 domain-containing protein, which yields MNKGLLIALTGVLMGVQAGVAHAVNPDNGPGCGLGKLAWADYKTPKNIAPQVMMATTNGTFGSQTFGISFGTSGCTNDGKVMAGQQTNVFVAGAFESLSEDMARGGGEHLATLATLMGVPSEQQSTFFALAQQQYGALVGAGELSSVAVVKALQEAMKEQPVLAQASGIR from the coding sequence ATGAACAAAGGATTGTTAATCGCGTTGACAGGGGTGTTGATGGGTGTTCAGGCCGGCGTGGCCCACGCTGTCAATCCGGACAACGGACCCGGATGCGGATTGGGTAAATTGGCCTGGGCGGATTACAAGACGCCGAAGAACATTGCCCCTCAAGTCATGATGGCGACAACGAACGGTACGTTCGGGAGTCAAACGTTCGGGATCAGTTTTGGTACATCCGGCTGTACCAATGACGGGAAGGTGATGGCCGGGCAGCAGACGAACGTGTTTGTCGCCGGCGCGTTCGAATCCCTCTCTGAGGATATGGCCAGAGGGGGCGGAGAACATCTGGCGACCCTGGCGACACTCATGGGCGTGCCGTCCGAACAACAGTCCACGTTTTTTGCACTGGCTCAGCAGCAGTATGGTGCGCTTGTTGGGGCCGGTGAACTTTCTTCAGTCGCCGTCGTCAAGGCGCTGCAAGAGGCGATGAAAGAACAGCCGGTACTCGCGCAGGCATCAGGCATCCGCTGA
- a CDS encoding sensor histidine kinase → MTQPSHRLLLLTIVILGIGLYSLDLYLPLGIGNGVLYGGLVVLSLASPDRKIPLLVAGACSVLAISDVFLGVRFPNVPLWMGISNRLFSLAAIWFPVVYAFQRRKIEEALRDAHGALEVRVEERTRELALVNQALLGEIVERMETERSLRESERSLKVSQQELQQSREELRALAGQLLTAQEGERRRIARDLHDDVNQRLAMLAMDLRRIEKGDQADPAAVASMVRSITGRLTAVSDDVRQMAYRFHPSILDDLGLTKAVRRLVDDFSASTGIQAVYVHHDPVSPVPTDLATCVYRIAQESLNNVARHARASEVEVELICDEGRVTLSIRDNGVGFDPLQVSQMRGRLGVLSMKERVRLVGGTLDVTTAPGRGTHIEVDVPLAGNAHV, encoded by the coding sequence ATGACCCAGCCATCCCACAGACTGCTGCTTCTGACGATCGTCATCCTCGGAATCGGCCTCTACAGCCTTGATCTCTACCTTCCATTAGGCATCGGCAACGGGGTTCTGTACGGAGGCCTGGTGGTGCTGTCGCTGGCATCTCCGGATCGCAAGATTCCCCTGCTCGTGGCCGGCGCCTGCTCCGTCCTGGCCATCTCGGATGTTTTTCTCGGGGTGAGGTTCCCCAATGTCCCCCTCTGGATGGGAATCAGCAACCGGCTATTTAGTCTGGCGGCGATCTGGTTTCCCGTCGTCTACGCCTTCCAGCGCAGAAAAATTGAAGAAGCGCTTCGTGACGCGCATGGAGCACTGGAGGTTCGCGTGGAGGAACGCACGCGCGAGTTGGCGCTGGTGAATCAGGCGCTGCTCGGGGAGATTGTCGAACGAATGGAGACGGAGCGGTCACTCAGGGAGAGCGAGCGCTCGTTGAAGGTGAGTCAGCAGGAGCTGCAGCAGAGTCGCGAAGAACTGAGGGCGCTGGCCGGCCAACTGTTGACGGCTCAAGAGGGGGAACGCCGCCGGATCGCGCGGGATCTGCATGATGACGTGAACCAGCGATTGGCGATGTTGGCGATGGACCTGCGCCGGATTGAAAAGGGTGACCAGGCAGACCCTGCGGCCGTCGCGAGCATGGTCCGATCGATCACCGGCCGGCTGACGGCGGTGTCGGACGATGTCCGCCAGATGGCCTACCGATTTCATCCTTCGATCCTGGACGACCTTGGACTGACGAAAGCCGTGCGCCGGTTGGTGGACGATTTTTCCGCCAGCACCGGGATTCAGGCGGTGTATGTCCATCATGACCCCGTGAGCCCTGTCCCTACCGACCTGGCTACTTGTGTGTACCGGATCGCACAGGAAAGCCTCAATAACGTGGCGCGTCACGCCAGGGCCTCCGAGGTCGAGGTCGAATTGATTTGCGATGAAGGGAGGGTTACTCTTTCTATTCGCGACAACGGCGTCGGGTTTGATCCGCTGCAGGTGTCACAGATGCGGGGTCGATTGGGTGTGCTCAGCATGAAAGAGCGGGTGCGTTTGGTGGGGGGAACTTTGGATGTGACGACGGCGCCCGGGCGCGGGACGCACATTGAGGTGGATGTGCCGCTGGCAGGGAATGCGCATGTCTAA
- a CDS encoding response regulator transcription factor — MSKPRVLLADDHSLVLEGFRRILDDQCDLVGMVEDGRALLEAAQRVQPDIVILDVSMPLLNGIDAATQLKKSHPSIKVIFVTMHADADYVRSAFEAGASGYLLKRSAVDELEQAIRAVWAGHTYITPLIAKGLLDVLMTIGPGQSQQKKTLTFRQREVLQLLAEGRTVKDIAIRLKISTRTVEFHKAQIMEQLNLRTTAELIKYALTHGIVAPS; from the coding sequence ATGTCTAAACCGCGTGTGTTGCTGGCGGACGATCATTCGCTGGTGCTCGAAGGGTTTCGCCGCATTCTCGACGATCAATGCGACCTGGTGGGGATGGTCGAGGACGGACGGGCGCTTCTTGAGGCGGCACAACGGGTCCAGCCCGACATTGTGATTCTCGATGTGTCGATGCCGCTCCTGAACGGCATCGATGCGGCTACACAGCTAAAAAAATCGCATCCGTCCATCAAGGTGATCTTTGTCACCATGCATGCCGATGCGGACTATGTCCGGTCGGCGTTTGAGGCCGGGGCCTCAGGCTATCTCCTGAAACGATCGGCGGTCGATGAACTGGAGCAGGCGATTCGAGCGGTGTGGGCCGGGCATACCTACATCACCCCGTTGATCGCGAAGGGGCTGCTCGACGTGCTGATGACGATCGGCCCGGGGCAGTCACAGCAGAAAAAAACACTGACGTTCCGTCAGCGTGAAGTATTGCAGCTGCTGGCTGAGGGCCGAACGGTAAAGGATATTGCGATTCGCCTCAAGATTTCGACCCGGACCGTTGAGTTCCACAAGGCGCAGATCATGGAACAACTCAATCTTCGTACCACGGCAGAGTTGATCAAGTATGCGCTCACGCATGGGATCGTAGCCCCTTCCTAA
- a CDS encoding ZIP family metal transporter: protein MMNVIGLGAIAGLIPVYLGILAALFLGKVLPRTWEGGLIGVANGVLVYLFFDLMHEATEQTGVRDVTSWVVFLGSLGVSFVGLVALESSQVFGGRSGNRMLSLPYMIAVGMGLHNLGEGLAIGASYASGEYTLSALLVAGFGLHNGTEGFGIVGAAGKTPMSWRDVFLLGLIAGLPTCVGTFLSGQGVSPYFSICFYALAAGSLLYVVLSLTVMSYTATRRVQVAAGMFAGISLMYVTAMVLTLVSGVRS, encoded by the coding sequence ATGATGAATGTCATTGGACTGGGCGCAATCGCCGGTCTCATTCCGGTTTATCTCGGCATCCTTGCGGCCCTGTTTTTAGGCAAGGTCTTGCCGCGGACTTGGGAGGGCGGGCTGATCGGCGTGGCGAACGGTGTCTTGGTGTACCTCTTTTTCGATCTCATGCACGAGGCGACCGAGCAGACCGGCGTACGTGATGTGACGTCGTGGGTGGTGTTTCTCGGGAGTCTGGGGGTGAGTTTCGTCGGATTGGTGGCGTTGGAATCGAGCCAGGTCTTCGGCGGGCGCTCAGGAAATCGCATGTTGTCTCTGCCCTACATGATTGCGGTGGGGATGGGCTTACATAATCTCGGCGAGGGGCTGGCCATCGGCGCCAGCTACGCCAGCGGTGAATATACGCTGAGCGCGTTATTGGTGGCGGGTTTCGGTCTGCACAACGGCACCGAGGGTTTCGGTATCGTGGGCGCGGCCGGCAAAACGCCGATGTCCTGGCGCGATGTCTTCTTGTTGGGGTTAATCGCCGGGCTCCCGACCTGTGTCGGGACATTTCTCAGCGGACAAGGGGTGTCTCCCTATTTCTCCATCTGCTTTTACGCGCTGGCAGCCGGTTCGTTGCTCTATGTGGTGCTCTCGTTGACGGTCATGTCGTATACGGCGACGCGCCGGGTGCAGGTGGCGGCCGGGATGTTTGCCGGCATCAGTCTCATGTATGTCACTGCGATGGTGCTGACTCTGGTCAGCGGCGTTCGCAGCTGA
- a CDS encoding deoxyhypusine synthase family protein — protein MAGREFHDGATDGLEALEPLDPEKIHSFSELLEAMRKTAFGGRRLGEAYETLAAMIEDSDCKVVLTLSGAMTIAKMGKIVSTMIDRGMVQAIISTGALVAHGLSESVGKLHYRHEASHSDEELFQKGYNRVYDTLEMESNLNYVEHVVSLTLKRINTEQPLSSHLLTRELGKTLAEEFEGPGILKSAYLKNVPVYIPAFTDSEMGLDVGTWAMGKRMDQARSQVKEGGDMAVLRALHQTCPVFNPYLDLNHYAEEVLGSKRLGIFTIGGGVPRNWAQQVAPYIEISNTRLGLNVQPPRFHYGVRICPEPDYWGGLSGCTYQEGISWGKFVPPAEGGRFAEVLSDATLVWPLLMVGLLERIPAKSVPA, from the coding sequence ATGGCGGGACGGGAATTTCACGACGGTGCCACGGATGGCTTGGAGGCGCTCGAGCCTCTCGACCCCGAGAAGATTCATTCCTTTTCGGAACTGCTGGAGGCGATGCGGAAGACGGCATTCGGCGGCCGACGGCTGGGCGAAGCGTACGAAACACTCGCCGCGATGATCGAGGATTCCGATTGCAAGGTGGTGCTGACCCTCTCCGGCGCCATGACCATCGCGAAGATGGGCAAAATCGTCAGCACGATGATCGACCGCGGCATGGTGCAGGCCATCATCTCGACCGGCGCGCTGGTCGCGCATGGCCTGAGCGAATCGGTGGGCAAGCTCCACTACCGTCACGAGGCGTCTCATAGCGACGAGGAGTTATTCCAGAAGGGATACAACCGCGTCTATGACACCCTCGAAATGGAGTCGAACCTCAATTACGTCGAGCACGTCGTCTCATTGACATTGAAACGTATCAACACCGAGCAACCCCTCTCCTCGCATCTCCTGACTCGGGAACTCGGCAAGACGCTGGCGGAAGAATTTGAGGGCCCCGGTATCCTCAAGAGTGCCTATCTGAAAAATGTGCCGGTGTATATTCCCGCGTTTACCGATTCCGAGATGGGGCTGGATGTCGGTACCTGGGCGATGGGCAAGCGGATGGATCAGGCCCGCAGCCAGGTGAAGGAAGGTGGAGACATGGCGGTTTTGCGCGCGCTGCACCAGACCTGTCCGGTCTTTAACCCCTACCTCGATCTCAATCACTATGCGGAAGAAGTCCTGGGGTCGAAGCGCCTCGGCATTTTCACCATCGGCGGCGGGGTGCCGCGCAATTGGGCGCAGCAGGTGGCGCCGTATATCGAGATCAGCAACACGCGTCTGGGCCTCAACGTCCAACCGCCACGCTTTCATTATGGTGTGCGAATCTGTCCCGAGCCGGATTACTGGGGCGGCTTGAGCGGCTGCACGTATCAAGAGGGCATCTCCTGGGGCAAGTTCGTGCCCCCGGCCGAGGGTGGACGGTTCGCTGAAGTGCTTAGCGACGCCACGCTGGTGTGGCCGCTGCTCATGGTCGGCTTGTTGGAGCGTATCCCCGCCAAGAGTGTCCCGGCATGA
- a CDS encoding DsbA family protein codes for MTPVTTWLLRAGTSCFLLLLVAGAALAASAPAVDHRMRGKADAPVTLIEYSDFTCGYCLKFFKETWPKIQARYVDTGKVRFLYKDYPRADQGPGVTAALAARCAGDQGTYWPMHDRLFAADGRLDVDSYSQHAKAIGLDQSQFRQCLRDAPHMQAIFHDRDEANSWGFHGTPGFVLMRTAQQPTTKNPAIAIPGAFPFEAFEEEIEKLLAPAGAKQK; via the coding sequence ATGACCCCCGTGACTACGTGGCTGCTTCGGGCCGGGACGTCGTGTTTCCTGCTCTTGCTTGTCGCCGGAGCGGCTCTGGCTGCGAGTGCGCCGGCGGTCGATCATCGTATGCGGGGCAAGGCGGATGCGCCGGTGACGCTGATCGAGTATTCAGACTTCACGTGCGGGTACTGCCTCAAGTTTTTCAAAGAAACCTGGCCCAAGATTCAGGCGCGGTATGTCGACACCGGCAAGGTGCGGTTTCTCTACAAGGATTATCCCCGCGCAGATCAGGGGCCAGGGGTCACCGCTGCGCTCGCCGCTCGTTGCGCCGGCGATCAGGGAACCTATTGGCCGATGCATGACCGATTGTTCGCGGCAGACGGGCGGTTGGATGTGGACAGTTACTCCCAACATGCCAAGGCGATCGGACTCGACCAGTCGCAATTCCGGCAATGTTTGCGCGATGCTCCGCATATGCAGGCGATCTTTCACGACCGGGATGAAGCGAATTCCTGGGGATTTCACGGCACACCCGGCTTCGTCCTGATGCGCACGGCCCAGCAGCCGACGACCAAGAATCCGGCTATTGCGATTCCCGGCGCGTTCCCCTTTGAAGCCTTCGAGGAAGAAATTGAGAAGCTGCTCGCGCCGGCGGGGGCGAAACAGAAATAA
- a CDS encoding aldehyde dehydrogenase family protein, which produces MEDGRPFLIGGRWFHTSTTAPVYNPYTGETIAHVCQAGLAEAEAAMQSSVEGAAAMRRLSGYARSTLLQKAAQALQSRQEECARIMMAEAGKPLTDARREVGRAIQTFSIAGEEAKRIGGEVVPLDWSPGMESYWGVTRRFPIGPILGITPFNFPLNLVVHKVAPALAAGNSILIKPAPQTPLTSLLLAELLLEAGVPPGGLNVLPCDNRVAEQLVVDPRFKLLSFTGSAPVGWMLKAKCGKKKVVLELGGNAAVIVEPDADLDYVAQRCVTGGFSYAGQTCISVQRIFVHESIVAAFTENLVARVERLETGDPGNERTVVGPLIDPGAAQRIEGWIGDAVAQGARVLSGGTRVGSVVRPTVLSQVTPAMKVSCQEVFGPLVTITPYREFDDVLKAVNESEYGLQAGVFTSNIGRIFQAFEQLEVGAVLANEIPTFRADHMPYGGVKDSGIGREGLRYAIEDMTEPKLLVMNLRRP; this is translated from the coding sequence TTGGAAGATGGACGTCCATTTCTAATCGGCGGTCGGTGGTTTCACACCAGCACGACTGCTCCCGTATACAATCCCTATACAGGCGAGACGATCGCTCATGTCTGCCAGGCCGGCCTGGCCGAAGCGGAGGCGGCAATGCAGTCGTCCGTCGAGGGCGCGGCCGCGATGCGCCGGTTGTCCGGCTATGCACGCTCGACTCTGCTTCAGAAGGCCGCTCAGGCCCTCCAGTCCAGGCAGGAAGAGTGTGCACGCATCATGATGGCTGAGGCCGGCAAGCCCCTGACCGATGCGCGTCGCGAGGTGGGCCGTGCCATTCAGACGTTCTCGATTGCTGGGGAAGAAGCCAAGCGCATCGGGGGTGAAGTGGTCCCGCTCGATTGGTCTCCCGGGATGGAATCGTACTGGGGGGTGACGCGGCGATTTCCCATCGGACCCATTCTCGGGATTACCCCGTTCAATTTCCCGCTGAATCTTGTCGTCCATAAGGTCGCTCCGGCCTTGGCGGCTGGTAACTCGATTCTCATCAAACCGGCTCCGCAGACCCCCCTGACATCGCTCCTCCTGGCGGAGCTGCTTCTCGAAGCGGGCGTTCCACCGGGTGGTCTCAACGTGTTGCCCTGCGATAACCGGGTGGCGGAGCAATTAGTCGTCGATCCCCGGTTCAAGTTGCTGAGCTTTACCGGAAGCGCGCCGGTGGGCTGGATGTTGAAGGCCAAGTGCGGCAAGAAAAAGGTGGTGCTCGAATTGGGCGGGAATGCTGCCGTGATCGTCGAGCCGGACGCGGATCTGGATTATGTGGCGCAACGTTGTGTGACCGGGGGATTCAGCTATGCGGGGCAGACGTGCATTTCGGTCCAACGGATTTTTGTGCACGAGTCGATCGTTGCAGCCTTTACCGAGAACCTCGTGGCCCGTGTGGAGCGGTTGGAAACCGGAGATCCCGGCAATGAACGCACGGTCGTCGGCCCGCTCATTGATCCGGGGGCCGCGCAGCGCATCGAAGGCTGGATCGGGGACGCCGTGGCCCAAGGTGCCCGGGTGTTGTCGGGCGGAACGCGGGTGGGGTCGGTCGTGCGGCCGACGGTCTTGTCCCAGGTGACGCCCGCCATGAAGGTGTCCTGTCAGGAAGTGTTCGGTCCGTTGGTGACGATTACGCCCTATCGCGAGTTCGATGACGTATTGAAGGCCGTCAATGAGTCGGAGTACGGCTTGCAGGCGGGCGTGTTCACCAGCAACATCGGGCGAATTTTTCAAGCATTTGAGCAGCTGGAGGTCGGCGCCGTCCTGGCGAACGAAATTCCGACGTTCCGCGCGGACCATATGCCCTACGGCGGGGTGAAAGATTCCGGGATCGGACGTGAAGGGCTTCGGTATGCGATCGAAGACATGACCGAGCCCAAGTTGCTGGTCATGAACCTCCGCAGACCCTGA
- a CDS encoding pyruvoyl-dependent arginine decarboxylase, with amino-acid sequence MVPTHMFLTRGVGVHKEKLAAFEQALRSAGVAYCNLVSVSSILPPNCKILPRKRGEKLLNPGEITFCVMARSETNERNRLISASIGLAIPTDRDTYGYLSEHHAYGETDEESGEYTEDLAAQMLATTQGIEFDPDVAWKEREQVFKMGGKIVRTLNITQSAVGRPNRWTCVIALAVFIPTENIPKSLRDKA; translated from the coding sequence ATGGTACCAACACACATGTTTTTGACGAGGGGCGTCGGGGTGCACAAGGAAAAGCTGGCTGCGTTCGAGCAGGCCTTGCGTAGCGCCGGCGTGGCCTATTGCAACCTCGTCAGTGTCTCGTCGATTCTCCCGCCCAATTGCAAAATTCTCCCTCGCAAGCGTGGCGAGAAATTGTTGAATCCCGGTGAAATCACGTTTTGCGTCATGGCCAGATCGGAGACCAACGAGCGCAACCGGCTGATTTCCGCGTCGATCGGTTTGGCGATTCCGACGGATCGGGATACGTACGGCTATCTCTCTGAGCATCATGCGTACGGTGAAACGGACGAAGAGTCCGGAGAATATACGGAAGACTTGGCGGCACAGATGCTTGCGACCACGCAGGGCATCGAGTTCGATCCCGATGTGGCCTGGAAAGAGCGTGAGCAGGTGTTCAAGATGGGTGGAAAAATCGTCCGGACCCTGAATATCACGCAATCGGCGGTCGGTCGTCCGAATCGATGGACGTGTGTCATCGCCTTGGCGGTGTTTATCCCCACGGAAAACATCCCCAAGAGTCTTCGAGACAAGGCCTAG
- the speB gene encoding agmatinase, whose amino-acid sequence MALPSGWLGQADNFLGIDEPWCHPDQAGVYVLPAPYEHTSSYILGSDRGPSAIIEASQQVELYDETLRYEPYREWGGVATAATLNLDGRVDGPAVQAIQDFVQPHVGRGKFLVTLTGEHTGALGAIRAHARNYPGMCVVQIDAHGDLRQAYQDNPYSHASVMARVVEDGLPLVQIGVRSISPEEIDLIQKTPRIHTFFAASILDPSGPYEGRAARWIPEVLAACTGPVYLTFDCDGLDASLVPALGTPEPGGLGWYDTLALVTALANGPGIVGMDISEIAPIEGFVAPQFSIARLIYRMLGRIRAGRRVY is encoded by the coding sequence ATGGCGCTCCCGTCCGGATGGCTTGGGCAAGCCGACAACTTTCTGGGGATCGACGAACCCTGGTGTCATCCCGATCAGGCCGGAGTGTACGTACTCCCGGCTCCCTACGAACATACCTCCAGTTATATCCTCGGGTCCGATCGGGGCCCTTCCGCGATCATCGAAGCCTCCCAACAGGTCGAGTTGTACGATGAGACTCTACGCTACGAGCCCTACCGCGAATGGGGCGGCGTGGCGACGGCAGCCACATTGAACCTCGATGGGCGGGTCGATGGTCCGGCCGTCCAGGCTATTCAGGATTTTGTGCAGCCGCATGTCGGTCGGGGGAAATTTTTGGTCACCCTGACCGGTGAACATACCGGCGCCTTAGGGGCGATTCGGGCGCATGCCCGGAATTATCCGGGTATGTGTGTGGTGCAGATCGACGCCCATGGCGATCTCCGCCAGGCCTACCAGGACAATCCATACAGCCATGCGAGTGTGATGGCCCGTGTGGTGGAGGATGGGCTGCCCCTGGTACAAATCGGTGTCCGATCGATCAGTCCGGAGGAAATCGATCTCATTCAGAAGACCCCACGGATCCATACATTTTTTGCCGCCTCGATTCTCGATCCATCCGGTCCCTATGAGGGGCGGGCCGCTCGTTGGATTCCCGAGGTTCTGGCCGCCTGCACCGGGCCGGTGTACCTCACCTTCGATTGCGACGGGCTCGATGCGTCGCTCGTGCCGGCATTGGGAACGCCCGAGCCGGGCGGGTTGGGTTGGTACGACACCCTCGCGCTGGTGACTGCGTTGGCAAACGGTCCCGGCATCGTCGGCATGGACATCAGCGAGATCGCGCCCATCGAAGGGTTTGTCGCGCCCCAGTTCAGCATCGCCCGCTTGATCTATCGGATGCTGGGTCGGATTCGTGCCGGCCGCCGCGTGTATTGA